GCCACCCACATGGACAGCAGGTGCGCCGCGTCCTCCTCCAGCCTGACGCACACCAGCCCCAGGTCGGCGCCGTCACGCGTGGCGACCCACCAGCGCGACTCCTGGTCCGCCAGCCGCTCGGCCCACTTCTGCGGCGGGAACTCGACCTCACGGCCGTAGGAGGAGCCGAACGCGTCCGGATCCGCTTGCAACGCCCGCAGCCGCACCTCCCGCAGCCGCTCACCGTCATCCGCACCAAGCTGCACGATCTCGATTTCCCGCATGCCCGAATCATGCCAGTTTCCCAGGGACAGCTCAGGGTCGGACCCCGATGCCTCCAGGGGAGGCCAAAAGGCAGCATGAAGGCATGAGCAACGAAATCAGCCGACGCGATGAAGTATCGCTGTCCGGCGCCGCCCTGCGCGGCGCCCCTTGGAAGGCCGCCGCCATCAGCGGTGGCGTCGCGACCGGTGTGAGCCTGGGCGTGGGGCTGCTCACCGGCATCGACCTGGCGTGGTCGGTGAGCCTGGGCATCAGCCTGTTCGCGCTGGTCGCCGCGATCGGGGCGGTGTCCAAGCCGGAGCAGGGCGACCGGGTGACCCGCCAGGCGCGGAACTGGTCGCTCAGGCACCCGTTCAAGTTCGCGCTGCTGCCGGCCGGCATCGTGGCCGTGCTCGACTACCCGGTGGAGCTGGTGCTCGGCGGGAACGGGGTGTTCGGCTCGGCCATCGGGGCGCTGTGGAGCGGGGCGCTCGTCTACCTGATCGCCGGCGTGCTGACGCTCACGATGAAGGGACGAGCGCGATCCGCCCGGTGACCTCTACTGACCCTCCCGCTCCGCCTGACTCCTGCACACGCAGAACTCGTTGCCCTCGGGGTCGCGCATGGTGACCCAGCCGGAGCCGTCGGGCTTGCGCAGATCGTCGTAGACGGTCGCGCCGAGCCCGACGAGCCGCTCGACCTCCTCGTCGCGGGTGCGGCCCTCGGTGCCGTTGACGTCGAGGTGCACCCGGTTCTTGCCGGTCTTGCCCTCGGGGACGCGGATGAACAGCAGGAACGGGTCCTGGTGGGTGCGGAGCATGACCTCGTCGTCGCCGGGTTTGTCCCCTTCGCCCAGGGGCAGTCCTGTGGCCTGGCTCCACCAGCTGGCGATGGCGTACGGGTCGTGGGCGTCGATGGTGACGGCGTGGATTTCGATCACACCTCACACAATAGACACCACCTAAGCCGTTAAGCCAGTGTCTTGAGGCCGATGACGCCGGCCAGGATCAGGGCGATGGAGATGAGCCGCGCCGGTGACACCTCGTCACCCATGGCGATCATGCCGAGCAGCGCGGTGCCCGCCGCGCCGACGCCGGTCCAGACGGCGTAGGCGGTGCCGACCTCCAGCGACTTGAGCGCGTACGAGAGCAGGCCGAAGCTGAGCACGGCCGTGACCAGGAACGACAGCGTCCACCACAGATGTGAGAAGCCGTTGCTGAGTTTGAGCGAGAGGGCCATGGTGACCTCGAAGAGGCCGGCCAGCACAAGGACGATCCACGCCATGTCGAGCACTCCCTGAAAGACGAGACTGACTGGAGTGCGTCGTCTTGGCGTTCCGGGTACGGCGCGTCTCGTCCGGGAGCTGTCCGCTCGTTCAGGTGAACGTGCGGGACAGGCCCGTCATTCCCACCAGATCGTGACCCAGCGATCGCGGGGCACCGGCCACATGCCCAGCTCCACCGCCGTCCGCGCCACCTCCTGCGCGCGCGAGGGGTCCAGGCACACTCTGCGGACCGCACTGGCGGCCAGCTCGTCCAGCGACGTGAAACGTTCCAGCGGGGCTTCCCTCTCCTCCACCTGCACGTTGAACCCCAGCGCCGCCGCGAGGGCCACGCAGTCCTCCGCGATGGGCCGCACCGGCCGGTCGACGCCGTGGAAGTGCTGCCACAGCGGCGTCATCCAGCTCATCGGGTGGCGGTGCGGCAGCTCCAGCACCACCCGCCCCTGCGTGCGGGAGTCGAGCGCGAGCAGGAAGTCGGCCAGGTCGGGCACGTTGTAGACGACGTGCGCCGCCACCGCCGCGTCGGCCACCGGCACCTGCTCGCTGACGTCGGGCCAGCGGCCCTCGACCGCCGTCACCGGCACGCCCAGCTTCTCCGCCCTGGCCGTCAGCCCTTCCAGCATGGAGGTGGAGGTGTCGACGGCGTAGAGGTGGCCGATGCGCTCGTGCAGCGGCAGGGAGGCGGCGCCGGGGCCCGAGCCGACGTCGAGCAGTGTGCCCTTGTCGGGCAGCGCCTCCGACAGGCGGGTCATGGTCGGGCCGTCGTCCGGCTCTGCCAGCGCCCTGTCGGTACGGGTGCCGAACCTCTCGGGCGAATGACTCCACGGATCCAAGGGGGCCTTGGCCAGGATCTCGTCCGGAATCGCCCAGGAATCCAGGCGTTCCCGCCACCGGGCGGCGAGTTCTGCGGCGTCCATGGAGATGAGCATGCCACGCATATGACGGGTTACCCGCGGGTAGCATTTCAGAGTAAGGTTACTCACCAGTAGAAATGCCTCGGTTCAAGGAGATCGACGCCCATGGGCCACTACAAGAGCAACGTGCGTGACCTGGAATTCAACCTCTTCGAGGTCTTCGGGAGAGGCGAGATCCTCGGCACCGGGCCCTTCGCGGAAGTGGACGAGGACGTCGCACGCAGCGTTCTGGACGAGATGAACCGTCTCTCGACCGGGGTGCTCGCCGACTCCTTCGAGGAGGGTGACAGGCACCCGCCGGTGTTCGACGCGGCCACGTCGACCGTGAAGGTGCCCGAGGGTTTCAAGAAGTCCTACAAGGCGCTGGTCGACGGCGGCTGGGCGCACCTGGACCTGCCCACCGACCTGGGCGGCCCCGGCATCCCGCGCAGCCTCGCCTGGGCCACCGCCGAGATGGTGCTGGGCGCCAACCCCGCCCTCTACATGTACGCGGCGGGCCCCAACTTCGCCTACACGCTGTGGAAGGTGGGCACCCCTGAGCAGAAGCGCTTCGCCGAGCTGGCGATCGAGCACAACTGGGGCGCCACCATGGTGCTCACCGAGCCCGACGCGGGCTCCGACGTGGGCGCCGGCCGGACGAAGGCGGTGCGCCAGCCCGACGGGACCTGGCACATCGAGGGCGTCAAGCGCTTCATCACCAGCGCCGAGCACGACATGTCGGACAACATCTTCCACCTCGTGCTGGCCCGCCCCGAGGGCCACGGCCCCGGCACCAAGGGCCTGTCGATGTTCCTGGTGCCGAAGTACCACGTGGACCTGGAGACCGGCGAGCTCGGCGAGCGCAACGGCGTCTACGTCACCAACGTCGAGAAGAAGATGGGCCTGAAGGTCTCCACGACCTGCGAGCTGACCTTCGGCGACAAGCACCCCGCGATCGGCTGGCTGGTCGGCGAGGTGCACGAGGGCATCAAGCAGATGTTCATGGTGATCGAGCACGCCCGGATGATGGTCGGCACCAAGGCCATCGCCACGCTCTCCACCGGCTACCTGAACGCCCTCGAGTACGCCAAGTCCCGCGTCCAGGGCGCCGACCTGGCCAGGATGACCGACAAGACGGCGCCGCGCGTCACCGTGACGCACCACCCCGACGTACGGCGCGAGCTGATGCTGCAGAAGGCCTACGCCGAGGGCATGCGCGCGCTGGTGCTCTACACGGCCACGTTCCAGGACACCCTGCTCATGGACCCGGACGACCGGCACGCCCACGCCATGAACGACCTGCTGCTGCCCATCGTCAAGGGCGTCGGGTCGGAGCGGTCGTACGAGCTGCTCTCCCGCTCCCTGCAGACCCTGGGCGGCTCCGGCTACCTCCAGGACTACCCGATCGAGCAGTACATCCGCGACGCGAAGATCGACTCCCTGTACGAGGGCACCACCGCGATCCAGGGCCAGGACCTGTTCTTCAGGAAGATCCTGCGCAACCAGGGCGCCGCGATCGGCGCGCTGCTGGCCGAGATCAACGAGTTCGCCGCGTCCGAGGCGGGCAACGGCCGGCTCAAGGAGGAGCGCAAGCTGCTCACCGAGGCCGCCGCCGACGTCAAGGCCATGGGCGACACCATGGCGGGCTGGGCGCTCGGCTCGCTGGAGACGCCGCAGGAGGTCTACAAGGTCGGCCTGAACACCACCCGCCTCCTGCTCGCGCTCGGCGACCTGATCATCGGCTGGCTGCTGCTGCGCCAGTCCGAGGTGGCGCTGGCCAAGCTGGGCGGCGGCGAGGACGCGTTCTACCAGGGCAAGGTCGCGGCCGCCTCGTTCTTCGCCAAGACCGTGCTGCCCCGGCTGGCCGCCGAGCGGCGCGTGCTGGCCGCCACCGACCTGGAGCTGATGGAGCTGCCGGAAGCGGCCTTCTGAGCCACCTCACTGCCACCCGCGGCAGTCACACCGGCAGGGCGCCCGACCGCGAGCGGGCGCCCTGCCGCCTTGTGTAGCGTCGCGGCATGAGCTCCTCCTCTCACGACCACCCCCTGCCGCCGCCGCGCGTCGAAGAGGTGTCCGACGGGGTGTACGCCTACGTACAGCCCGACGGGAGCTGGTGGATCAACAACACCGGGTTCCTCGCCGGCCGGCGCGGCGTCGTCGTCATCGACGCCTGCTCCACCGAGCGGCGCACGCGCGCCTTTCGCGAGGCCATCGGCAAGGTCAGCGGCCGGCCGATCACCACGCTGGTCAACACCCACCACCACGGCGACCACACGTTCGGCAACTGGCTCTTCCCCGAGGCCACGATCGTCGGCCACGAGGGCGTGCGCGAGCAGATCATCGCCGACGGCGTGCCCGCCTACCGCAGCGCGTGGTCGGCCGGGGTGGAGTGGGGCAAGATGGAGCCGACCCCGCCGTTCCTGACCTTCACCGACCGGATCACGCTGCACTCCGACGAGCTGCGCTGCGAGGTGCGGCATGTCGGGCACGCCGCGCACACCACCAACGACTCCTACGTGTGGATCCCGGAGCGGCGGCTGCTGTTCACCGGGGACCTGGTGTTCAACGGCGGCACGCCGTTCGTGCTGATGGGCTCGGTGGCCGGGGCGCTGCGGGCCCTTGAGCAGCTCAGGGAGCTGGGGGCGCAGACCTTGGTGCCGGGGCACGGCGAGGTGTGCGGGCCGGAGGCGTACGAGCCGGTGGAGGGCTACCTGCGCTTCGTGCGGGAGACCGCCAGGCGGGGCAAGCAGGCGGGCCTGACGCCGCTGGAGACCGCGCTGGAGACCGACCTCGGCGAGTGGGCCGGGCTGCTCGACCCCGAGCGCGTCGTGGGTAACCTGCACCGGGCCTACAGCGAGCTCGACGGGCAGCCCCTCGGCGCGCCGATCGACCTGGTCACCGCCATCACGGACATGATCACCTACAACGGCGGCCGGCCGCTGTCGTGCCTGGCGTGAGAAGCGACGGGTGTGATCGGCGATAGCCGGGTATGACCGAGGCTGTACTCGCCGTTTGCCTGGAGGTCGTCATGGGGGTCGGGGTCAGCATCTTCTTCCTCACGCTTGGCGCCATCCTGAGGTTCGCGATCGAGCCCGACGTGTTCGGGCAGGCCGTCCACATGGATGTCATCGGCCTCATCTTCATGATCGTCGGTGGCGTGGGAGTGGTGCTCAGCATCGTGCTGGCCCCCAGGCGGGGCCAGACCTCCGACAACAGGCTGATGCACCGCGAGAACAACCCGCCCGAGCTCTAGAGACTCAGCTGTACGGCGGCGCGGGTCGCGAGGATCGGCTTGATGTGCTCGGCGATCACCTTCTGGTGGTCGGGATGGTCGCGGTAGACCAGGTAGTCGTCCACGTTGTCGAAGTCCGCCACCACCGCGTAGTCGTGGTTGCCCTGGTTGAGGCCCGCGTCGGCGCCGACCGTGTAGGCGCGTAGCTGCGGGATCAGGTCGGGGAGCTTGCGCAGCTCAGCCGTGACGGCGGCCCTCTGCTCGGCGGTCGCGGCCGCGGTCCAGGTGAACAGCACGATGTGGCGAATCATAGGGATCACCATATCGATGTATTCGCGGGCGCCCCTGGGCACTCTGACGTCTGTGGGTGCGGGCGTCCCCGCCGTACGGCGATCGCCGGGAGAGGGGTCCTCCCGGCGATCGCCGTACTCCCTTCCTCGTCAGCTCCGGCTTCCGCGTAGCTCCGGCTTCCGCGTAGCTCCGGCTTCCTCGTCAGCTCCAGACGAGCATGCGCAGGGGGTCCTCCAGCATCGCGCCCACGTCCGCCAGGAAGAGCGAGCCCAGCTCGCCGTCCACCATGCGGTGGTCGAACGAGAGCGACAGAGTGGCCACCTTGCGGACCGCCAGCTCGCCGTCCACCACCCACGGCATGTCCCTGACCTGGCCGACCGCCAAGATGGCCGCCTCGCCCGGGTTGATGATCGGGGTGCCGCCGTCCACGCCGAACACGCCGACGTTGGTGATGGTGATCGTGCCGCCCGCCATCTCGGCGGGCTGGGTGCGGCCGGCCCTGGCCGTCTCCGCGAGTGCCGCGAGCCGCCCGGCCAGGGCGGGCAGCGAGAGGTCCTGGGCGTCCTTGATGTTGGGGACCAGGAGTCCTCTGGGGGTGGCGGCGGCGATGCCCAGGTTCACGTAGTGCTTGACGACGATCTCCTGGGCCTGCTCGTCCCAGGTGGCGTTGATCGCCGGGTGGCGCGCGATCGCCGTCAGGACCGCCTTGGCCACCAGGAGCAGCGGGGTCACCTTGACCTCGGCGAAGTCCGCCAGGGTGCGCATGCGGCGGACCGCCTCCATCGTGGCCGTCATGTCCACCTGGAGGAACTCGGTGACGTGCGGGGCCGTGAAGGCGCTGGTGACCATGGCCTGGGCGGTGGCCTTGCGGACGCCCTTGATGGGGATGCGCTCCTCACGCGCGCCCGGCTGCGGGACCGGCTGCTCGACCGGCTGCTGGGCAGGGGCCTGGGCCGCCGCGTGGACGTCGTCGCGGGTGATCGAGCCCTGCGGGCCGGTGCCGGTGATCGTGACCAGGTCCACGCCCAGGTCTCTGGCCAGCTTGCGCACGGGCGGCTTGGCCAGGACGGCCACGCGGCTCGGCGTCGTACGCACTGTGTCGGGAGCCGTGTCGGGAGCCGTGTCGGGAGCGGCTTGCGGCATCGTGGCGGGAGGTGACGCGGGCGGGCCGTCCACCTCGACGCGGGACGGGTTGGCCACCGGGTTGGCGGGGATGCCCGCGGCCGGTTGCCTGCGGGCCCGGCGCTTGGTGGCGCCGGTCTTGACGCCGTAGCCGACCAGGACCGCCTGGCGCTCCTCCTTCGGCGCCGGGCTGCCGTGGGCGCCCGGCTCCACGGCACCCTCCGCCGGCGGCTTCGGCACCATGTCGTCGGCCAGCGCCGCCAGGTCGCCCGGAGCGTGGGCGGGCGTGCCGGCCGCCGGCGCGGGAGCCGCGCCGCCCTCCTCGGCCGTGTCGACGGCGATGATGGCCACACCGACGTCGACCGTGTCGCCCTCCTCGGCCATCAGCCCCGCCACCACGCCGTCCCACGGGATGGGCAGCTCGACGATCGACTTGGCCGTCTCGATCTCCACGACGATCTGGTTGACCTTGACCGCATCACCCGCCTTGACGTGCCAGCGGACGATCTCGGCCTCCGTCAGCCCTTCACCGACGTCGGGAAGCTTGAACTCGCGTCGCATCGCGCAACCCCCTCAGTACCCGAAGGTCCGGTCGACGGCGTCGAGCACGCGGTCCAGGTCGGGCAGGTAGTGCTCCTCCAGCTTGGACGGGGGGTAGGGGGTGGAGAAGCCGCCGACCCGCAGCACGGGCGACTCCAGGTGGTAGAAGCACCGCTCGGTGATCCGCGCGGCCAGCTCGGCGCCGAAACCGCTGTTGACCGGGGCCTCGTGGACGACCACGACGCGGCCCGTGCGGCGTACGGACTCCATCACGACCGGCTCGTCCAGCGGGTTGAGCGAGCGCAGGTCGATGACCTCCAGCGAGCGCCCGTCGTCCTCGGCCGCCGTGGCGGCCTCCAGGCAGGTCTTGACCATGGGCCCATAGGCCAGGACCGTGACGTCGGCGCCGGGGCGGACGGTCCGGGCGGAGTGCAGCGGCGCCCACCAGTCGGTGGAGGAGGTGTCGATGTCGGCCTTCTCCCAGTAGCGGCGCTTGGGCTCGAAGAAGAGCACCGGGTCGTCGCTGCGGATGGCCTGCTGGATCATGCTGTAGGCGTCGGCCGGGTTGGAGCAGGCGACGACGCGCAGGCCGGCCGTGTGGGTGAAGTACGCCTCCGGCGACTCGCTGTGGTGCTCGACCGCGCCGATGCCGCCGCCGCAGGGGATGCGGACAACGACCGGCAGCTTGATCGCGCCCAGCGAGCGCATCGGCATCTTGGCGAGCTGCGTGATGATCTGGTCGGCGGCAGGGAAGACGAACCCGTCGAACTGGATCTCGCACACCGGCCGGTAGCCGCGCAGCGCGAGCCCGATCGCGGTGCCGATGATGCCCGATTCGGCCAGCGGCGTGTCGATCACGCGGTCCTCGCCGAAGTCCTTCTGCAGGCCGTCGGTGACGCGGAAGACGCCGCCCAGCTTGCCGACGTCCTCGCCCATGATGAGAACCTTGGGGTCGTCCTCCATCGCCTTGCGCATGCCCTCGTTCAGGGCCTTCGACAGACTCAGGACCGTCATTTCTCGAACCCCTCCAAGTACGCGGCGAACTGGGCGCGCTCCTGGTCGATCAGGGCGTGGGGCTCGCGGTAGACGTGGTCGAAGATGTCGAGCGGCTCGGGGTCGGGCATGGCCAGGCAGCGCCTGCGCAGGTCCGCGCCGAGCTGGTCGGCCTCGGCCTCCACAGCGTCGAAGAAGGCCTGGTCGCCCTGCTCGTTCTTGAACAGGTACGCCTTGACCCGCTCGATCGGGTCCTTGAGCTTCCACGCCTCCAGCTCGCTGGCCACGCGGTAGCGCGTGGGGTCGTCGGTGGTGGTGTGGGCGCCCATCCGGTACGTGTACGCCTCGATGAGCGTCGGCCCCTGCCCCGTACGGGCGGCTTCGAGCGCCTTGCGCGTCACCGCGAGGCAGGCGAACACGTCGTTGCCGTCGACCCTGATGCCGGGGAACCCGAACCCGGAGGCCCGCCGGTAGAGCGGGATGCGGGTCTGCTTCTCCAGCGGCTCGGAGATGGCCCACTGGTTGTTCTGGCAGAAGAACACGATCGGCGCGTTGAACACGCTGGCCCAGATGAACGACTCGTTGACGTCACCCTGGGAGGTGGCGCCGTCGCCGAAGTAGACGATGGTCGCCGCGCTCGCGTCGTCGCGCTGGATGCCCATCGCGTAGCCGACCGCGTGCAGGGTCTGGCTGCCGATCACGATCGTGTAGAGGTGGAAGTTGTGCTCCTTGGGGTCCCATCCCCCGTGGTTGACGCCCCTGAACAGGCCCAGCAGCTTGACCGGGTCGACGTCTCGGCACCACGCCACGCCGTGCTCGCGGTAGGTGGGGAAGGCCATGTCGGCGTCGGTGAGCGCGCGCCCGGAGCCGATCTGGGCGGCCTCCTGGCCGAGCAGCGAGGCCCAGATGCCCAGCTCGCCCTGCCGTTGCAGCGCCACGGCCTCCAGGTCGATGCGCCGGACGAGGACGAGGTCGCGGTAGAGCGACCGGATCTCCTCCGGGGTCAGGTCTATGTCGTAGTCGGGATGCTCGACCCGCTCTCCCTCGGGGGTGAGCAGCTGGACGAGCTCAGGAGATGCTCCCGAGGCGTCTATGGTCATGCGCCACTCCTGCTGGTCAGGGGCCGGACTTCGGATGGGGTTACCAACTTAGGCCAGCCTTACCTAACGACGAACCGGGAGGTGGTGGTTCGTACGCTTTCGGGGCCATCGTGGCAGACGTCACAGCCCTGTGCGCAAGCCCCATGTCCTCCCCGTTCCCGTTGTGGTGGCAGCCACACGCGCCGGTAGGCTGTGCTTCCCATCCACCCACCGCTCCCAGGAGGAACGCAGTGGCCCGCGTCATCGTGGACGTCATGTTGAAGCCCGAGATCCTCGATCCGCAGGGCCAGGCCATCGCCAGGGCGCTGCCCAGACTCGGCTTCGCCGGCGTCTCGGCCGTGCGTCAGGGCAAGCGCTTCGAGGTCGAGCTCGACGGTCCGGCCGACGACGCGGCACTGGAGGAAGTGCGCAAGATGGCCGAGACGCTGCTCGCCAACACCGTCATCGAGGACTACAGCGTCCGGGTCGAGGGCTAAGGCACATTTGCCGCCCCGATTTCCCCTGGGGCGGTTAAAGCCTGGTTGCGCCGTGACACAATGCCACGGGCGTGCCAACACTAAATAACAACAACGTGATTTTGCGGTTAGCCCCGTTTTCTCAGGGAAACCTACTCCAGGTGAGATTCCGGCGCCCGGAGGAGTCCGGTGGATATTGAGTTCTCGTTGGCACTGCCTCGGGATGCGATCGGCATACCGATGGTCAGGCGAGTGCTAGGCGACGCCA
The nucleotide sequence above comes from Nonomuraea gerenzanensis. Encoded proteins:
- the purS gene encoding phosphoribosylformylglycinamidine synthase subunit PurS gives rise to the protein MARVIVDVMLKPEILDPQGQAIARALPRLGFAGVSAVRQGKRFEVELDGPADDAALEEVRKMAETLLANTVIEDYSVRVEG
- a CDS encoding alpha-ketoacid dehydrogenase subunit beta; the protein is MTVLSLSKALNEGMRKAMEDDPKVLIMGEDVGKLGGVFRVTDGLQKDFGEDRVIDTPLAESGIIGTAIGLALRGYRPVCEIQFDGFVFPAADQIITQLAKMPMRSLGAIKLPVVVRIPCGGGIGAVEHHSESPEAYFTHTAGLRVVACSNPADAYSMIQQAIRSDDPVLFFEPKRRYWEKADIDTSSTDWWAPLHSARTVRPGADVTVLAYGPMVKTCLEAATAAEDDGRSLEVIDLRSLNPLDEPVVMESVRRTGRVVVVHEAPVNSGFGAELAARITERCFYHLESPVLRVGGFSTPYPPSKLEEHYLPDLDRVLDAVDRTFGY
- a CDS encoding dihydrolipoamide acetyltransferase family protein codes for the protein MRREFKLPDVGEGLTEAEIVRWHVKAGDAVKVNQIVVEIETAKSIVELPIPWDGVVAGLMAEEGDTVDVGVAIIAVDTAEEGGAAPAPAAGTPAHAPGDLAALADDMVPKPPAEGAVEPGAHGSPAPKEERQAVLVGYGVKTGATKRRARRQPAAGIPANPVANPSRVEVDGPPASPPATMPQAAPDTAPDTAPDTVRTTPSRVAVLAKPPVRKLARDLGVDLVTITGTGPQGSITRDDVHAAAQAPAQQPVEQPVPQPGAREERIPIKGVRKATAQAMVTSAFTAPHVTEFLQVDMTATMEAVRRMRTLADFAEVKVTPLLLVAKAVLTAIARHPAINATWDEQAQEIVVKHYVNLGIAAATPRGLLVPNIKDAQDLSLPALAGRLAALAETARAGRTQPAEMAGGTITITNVGVFGVDGGTPIINPGEAAILAVGQVRDMPWVVDGELAVRKVATLSLSFDHRMVDGELGSLFLADVGAMLEDPLRMLVWS
- a CDS encoding Dabb family protein, with product MIRHIVLFTWTAAATAEQRAAVTAELRKLPDLIPQLRAYTVGADAGLNQGNHDYAVVADFDNVDDYLVYRDHPDHQKVIAEHIKPILATRAAVQLSL
- a CDS encoding DMT family transporter, with protein sequence MAWIVLVLAGLFEVTMALSLKLSNGFSHLWWTLSFLVTAVLSFGLLSYALKSLEVGTAYAVWTGVGAAGTALLGMIAMGDEVSPARLISIALILAGVIGLKTLA
- the pdhA gene encoding pyruvate dehydrogenase (acetyl-transferring) E1 component subunit alpha, whose product is MTIDASGASPELVQLLTPEGERVEHPDYDIDLTPEEIRSLYRDLVLVRRIDLEAVALQRQGELGIWASLLGQEAAQIGSGRALTDADMAFPTYREHGVAWCRDVDPVKLLGLFRGVNHGGWDPKEHNFHLYTIVIGSQTLHAVGYAMGIQRDDASAATIVYFGDGATSQGDVNESFIWASVFNAPIVFFCQNNQWAISEPLEKQTRIPLYRRASGFGFPGIRVDGNDVFACLAVTRKALEAARTGQGPTLIEAYTYRMGAHTTTDDPTRYRVASELEAWKLKDPIERVKAYLFKNEQGDQAFFDAVEAEADQLGADLRRRCLAMPDPEPLDIFDHVYREPHALIDQERAQFAAYLEGFEK
- a CDS encoding VOC family protein, producing MIEIHAVTIDAHDPYAIASWWSQATGLPLGEGDKPGDDEVMLRTHQDPFLLFIRVPEGKTGKNRVHLDVNGTEGRTRDEEVERLVGLGATVYDDLRKPDGSGWVTMRDPEGNEFCVCRSQAEREGQ
- a CDS encoding acyl-CoA dehydrogenase, which produces MGHYKSNVRDLEFNLFEVFGRGEILGTGPFAEVDEDVARSVLDEMNRLSTGVLADSFEEGDRHPPVFDAATSTVKVPEGFKKSYKALVDGGWAHLDLPTDLGGPGIPRSLAWATAEMVLGANPALYMYAAGPNFAYTLWKVGTPEQKRFAELAIEHNWGATMVLTEPDAGSDVGAGRTKAVRQPDGTWHIEGVKRFITSAEHDMSDNIFHLVLARPEGHGPGTKGLSMFLVPKYHVDLETGELGERNGVYVTNVEKKMGLKVSTTCELTFGDKHPAIGWLVGEVHEGIKQMFMVIEHARMMVGTKAIATLSTGYLNALEYAKSRVQGADLARMTDKTAPRVTVTHHPDVRRELMLQKAYAEGMRALVLYTATFQDTLLMDPDDRHAHAMNDLLLPIVKGVGSERSYELLSRSLQTLGGSGYLQDYPIEQYIRDAKIDSLYEGTTAIQGQDLFFRKILRNQGAAIGALLAEINEFAASEAGNGRLKEERKLLTEAAADVKAMGDTMAGWALGSLETPQEVYKVGLNTTRLLLALGDLIIGWLLLRQSEVALAKLGGGEDAFYQGKVAAASFFAKTVLPRLAAERRVLAATDLELMELPEAAF
- a CDS encoding class I SAM-dependent methyltransferase codes for the protein MDAAELAARWRERLDSWAIPDEILAKAPLDPWSHSPERFGTRTDRALAEPDDGPTMTRLSEALPDKGTLLDVGSGPGAASLPLHERIGHLYAVDTSTSMLEGLTARAEKLGVPVTAVEGRWPDVSEQVPVADAAVAAHVVYNVPDLADFLLALDSRTQGRVVLELPHRHPMSWMTPLWQHFHGVDRPVRPIAEDCVALAAALGFNVQVEEREAPLERFTSLDELAASAVRRVCLDPSRAQEVARTAVELGMWPVPRDRWVTIWWE
- a CDS encoding MBL fold metallo-hydrolase: MSSSSHDHPLPPPRVEEVSDGVYAYVQPDGSWWINNTGFLAGRRGVVVIDACSTERRTRAFREAIGKVSGRPITTLVNTHHHGDHTFGNWLFPEATIVGHEGVREQIIADGVPAYRSAWSAGVEWGKMEPTPPFLTFTDRITLHSDELRCEVRHVGHAAHTTNDSYVWIPERRLLFTGDLVFNGGTPFVLMGSVAGALRALEQLRELGAQTLVPGHGEVCGPEAYEPVEGYLRFVRETARRGKQAGLTPLETALETDLGEWAGLLDPERVVGNLHRAYSELDGQPLGAPIDLVTAITDMITYNGGRPLSCLA